The following proteins are encoded in a genomic region of Thermoplasmatales archaeon:
- a CDS encoding YjbQ family protein, with protein MIYKDKIYLRTESDEIVDITGEIEKIVEKSGIKDGIVCIFCPGSTGAITTIEYEDGLIYDLKNAMERIAPKNAYYKHEERWHDGNGHSHIRASIIGPSLAIPVENGKIVLGTWQQIVFVECDVRRRERKIIVHVFGE; from the coding sequence ATGATTTATAAAGATAAAATTTATCTAAGGACAGAGAGCGATGAAATAGTTGATATAACAGGCGAGATTGAAAAAATAGTTGAGAAAAGCGGTATAAAAGATGGTATTGTTTGCATTTTTTGTCCTGGTTCAACAGGGGCAATAACAACAATAGAATATGAGGATGGATTGATATATGACTTAAAAAATGCCATGGAAAGAATTGCTCCAAAAAATGCATATTATAAGCATGAGGAAAGATGGCATGATGGAAATGGTCACAGCCATATAAGGGCAAGCATAATAGGGCCAAGCTTAGCCATACCAGTGGAAAATGGAAAAATTGTTCTTGGAACATGGCAACAAATAGTTTTTGTTGAATGCGATGTAAGGAGAAGGGAAAGGAAGATTATTGTCCATGTCTTTGGAGAATAA
- a CDS encoding MMPL family transporter, giving the protein MLYEYLFKRPKTVVALFTLITIIISINGLRVAITPDIEVYMPSDQPSVKLLEEIRKEWPIDSLMIYINSTNITEISSLKEIYAVEKALNPKEGLEDGVFYTSSISSLLKSTNAYLPIFGKDEIPQSQLAVNFLLNFIPDEIKKMLISQDNKNGVIIVTTQKGIDVNSLLDERVYPITSSTTNTKFYPTGMLTLYAETINWIMERIYPISIFSLLFITIVLFSFHRDLKIVIISILPVLYCIGLTFGTMGLMPIKFAPTVIAVIPLLAAYGISYSLHVINHYLELIETKSEEESIKKMISTTGMATFLSAVTTVIGFASLLTSSMPPIANMGLAFFIGVVYCFIATIVLVPCLLLIFKPRKAMKVEFGRFANLTKYRKHIFLIILIISIISIVSLPNVETRNSVWEMMPEKMGSMQVMMEYSEKFNSGQSGVILIESKEEGLLEPSFLKKIDEMEKIINSGVVNVSVYSVVDVIKRLNSNKIPNTKEEVKDIVERMPEQYKVMMFNKNYSKSLMYVEMPVMSVEETKRVVATVNQIIKQINEDVKDYGEISNLAGLSAITVEINEMLMNQQFKFMFISLIAVYLTLLIIYRSFRYASFTVLPIVFLIFWQPILLFSFNIPLNVSTVTVASIAIGSGIDFACHITERVRDEVKSKSGLQAIKTALSKKTPSLVEATIALVGGGIPILLMEYKMISQFIILVLSMLVFACIASIFTLASFYSLRDGKLIEEWK; this is encoded by the coding sequence ATGCTATATGAATACCTATTTAAAAGACCAAAAACTGTAGTTGCTTTATTTACACTCATTACTATAATCATTTCAATTAATGGATTAAGAGTAGCGATTACTCCAGATATTGAAGTATATATGCCTTCTGATCAGCCAAGTGTTAAATTGCTCGAAGAAATAAGAAAAGAGTGGCCAATTGATTCCCTTATGATATATATAAATTCAACAAATATAACAGAGATATCTTCACTTAAAGAAATTTATGCGGTTGAAAAGGCATTAAATCCAAAAGAAGGTTTAGAAGATGGAGTTTTTTATACATCAAGCATTTCATCTCTTTTAAAATCAACAAATGCATATCTTCCAATTTTTGGCAAGGATGAAATACCGCAGAGTCAGCTTGCGGTAAATTTTTTACTCAATTTTATACCAGATGAAATAAAAAAAATGCTAATTTCTCAGGACAATAAAAATGGTGTCATAATAGTTACAACACAGAAAGGAATAGATGTGAATTCATTGCTTGATGAAAGGGTTTATCCAATAACCAGCTCAACAACAAATACAAAATTTTACCCAACAGGAATGCTTACTTTATATGCGGAAACAATAAATTGGATAATGGAAAGAATATATCCCATCTCTATCTTTTCTCTTTTGTTCATAACAATAGTTCTCTTTTCCTTTCATAGGGATTTGAAAATAGTAATCATTTCAATTTTACCAGTGCTATATTGCATTGGCTTAACTTTTGGAACAATGGGGCTGATGCCAATAAAATTCGCTCCAACTGTAATAGCGGTTATTCCACTCCTTGCAGCATATGGTATTTCCTATTCATTGCATGTAATAAATCACTATCTCGAGCTAATAGAAACAAAGAGCGAGGAAGAAAGCATTAAAAAAATGATCTCCACAACAGGAATGGCAACATTTCTCTCCGCAGTAACAACTGTAATAGGCTTCGCCTCCCTGCTCACATCGAGCATGCCGCCCATCGCGAATATGGGGCTTGCATTTTTCATAGGTGTTGTTTATTGCTTTATTGCGACAATTGTACTAGTGCCATGTCTTTTGCTTATTTTTAAGCCGAGAAAGGCAATGAAAGTTGAGTTTGGAAGGTTTGCGAATTTGACAAAATACAGGAAGCATATCTTCTTGATTATTTTAATAATTTCAATAATTTCAATTGTTTCTCTTCCAAATGTTGAGACAAGGAATTCTGTATGGGAAATGATGCCCGAGAAAATGGGGAGTATGCAAGTAATGATGGAATATTCAGAGAAGTTTAATAGCGGGCAGAGTGGGGTAATTCTTATAGAAAGCAAAGAGGAAGGGCTGCTTGAGCCATCTTTCCTCAAAAAAATAGATGAGATGGAAAAAATAATTAATAGTGGGGTTGTAAATGTATCTGTTTATTCAGTGGTGGATGTAATAAAAAGATTGAATAGTAATAAAATTCCAAATACAAAAGAAGAAGTTAAAGATATTGTTGAAAGAATGCCAGAGCAATATAAGGTAATGATGTTTAATAAAAATTATAGCAAATCTTTAATGTATGTGGAAATGCCAGTAATGTCAGTTGAAGAAACAAAAAGAGTTGTTGCAACAGTGAATCAGATAATAAAGCAGATAAATGAAGATGTTAAAGATTATGGGGAAATAAGCAATCTTGCTGGCTTATCCGCAATTACTGTTGAAATAAATGAAATGCTGATGAACCAGCAATTCAAATTCATGTTTATTTCATTAATTGCAGTATATCTTACCCTCCTTATCATATATCGCTCCTTCAGATATGCTTCATTTACCGTTTTGCCCATAGTTTTTCTTATATTTTGGCAACCAATTTTACTTTTCTCCTTTAATATACCTTTAAATGTCTCAACAGTTACAGTTGCATCGATTGCAATTGGCTCCGGGATAGATTTTGCATGCCATATTACGGAAAGAGTTAGGGATGAAGTAAAAAGCAAAAGTGGTTTGCAAGCAATAAAGACCGCTCTTTCTAAAAAAACACCATCGCTTGTAGAAGCTACAATAGCACTTGTTGGGGGAGGAATTCCTATATTATTGATGGAATATAAGATGATAAGTCAGTTCATAATTCTTGTTCTATCGATGCTCGTATTTGCATGCATTGCGTCAATATTCACCCTCGCTTCCTTCTATTCATTGAGAGACGGGAAATTAATTGAAGAATGGAAATAA
- a CDS encoding Zn-dependent exopeptidase M28, producing the protein MKRLIAFAVIFLFIFPNFSISEAHDIITEARDGIIEEITEEMMGEYILALQNFGPRVTGTKACFDAGNYILNEFQKYSSASKIEWEYSSYKDYNIEGEIKGDEQIFIVCAHYDTVPNSPGADDNAGGVAAVMCAIRVLSKYSFEHTIRFVAFSGEEEGLLGSHEYAKNAREKNESIIGVLNADMIGYARSEEGRKKVIIQETSSSMWITNISINVSMKYDIGLEIEREKSQPYSDHHSFIRYGYNATFFFEYEFNDYYHSPQDTIDKMDLNYATRVARLIVATLVELAKLKEDYIKPSITIEKPKAGLLYINNREIIPLKINHSIIIGRITVEAIAFDNESGIERVEFYIDGEMKNVDYTSPYNFSMEKMLFFHEIEAKAYDFYKNENSSKVKIIIFSI; encoded by the coding sequence ATGAAGAGATTAATAGCTTTTGCAGTAATTTTCCTTTTCATATTTCCAAATTTTTCAATATCAGAAGCACATGATATAATAACAGAAGCCCGGGATGGCATAATTGAAGAAATAACAGAGGAAATGATGGGTGAGTATATCCTTGCTTTGCAGAATTTCGGGCCGAGAGTAACTGGCACAAAAGCTTGTTTTGATGCGGGAAATTATATCCTAAATGAATTTCAAAAATATTCTTCTGCTAGCAAAATTGAATGGGAGTATTCAAGCTATAAAGATTATAATATTGAAGGCGAAATCAAGGGCGATGAACAAATTTTCATAGTCTGTGCCCACTATGACACCGTGCCAAACTCACCGGGCGCGGACGACAATGCGGGAGGGGTTGCAGCTGTGATGTGTGCAATTAGGGTTTTAAGTAAATATAGTTTTGAACATACTATAAGATTTGTTGCTTTTTCTGGAGAGGAAGAGGGTCTGCTTGGCTCTCATGAATATGCTAAAAATGCCAGGGAGAAAAATGAAAGCATAATTGGAGTTTTAAATGCGGATATGATAGGATATGCAAGAAGCGAGGAAGGGAGAAAAAAGGTAATTATACAAGAGACAAGCTCCTCAATGTGGATCACGAATATATCAATAAATGTGAGCATGAAATATGATATTGGATTGGAAATAGAAAGGGAGAAAAGCCAGCCATATAGTGATCATCATTCCTTTATAAGATATGGATACAATGCTACATTTTTCTTTGAATATGAATTTAATGATTATTATCATAGCCCCCAGGATACAATAGACAAGATGGATTTGAATTATGCAACCCGTGTGGCAAGGTTAATTGTTGCAACATTAGTTGAGCTTGCAAAACTTAAAGAAGATTACATCAAGCCAAGCATAACCATAGAGAAGCCAAAGGCGGGATTGCTATATATAAATAATAGAGAAATTATACCCCTGAAAATAAATCACTCAATTATAATAGGAAGGATAACAGTTGAAGCAATTGCATTTGATAATGAAAGCGGGATAGAAAGAGTTGAATTTTATATAGATGGAGAAATGAAAAATGTTGATTATACCTCACCCTACAATTTTTCAATGGAAAAGATGCTGTTTTTCCATGAAATAGAGGCAAAAGCATATGATTTTTATAAAAATGAAAATTCAAGCAAGGTCAAGATTATCATTTTCTCAATTTAA
- a CDS encoding DUF86 domain-containing protein encodes MKEERKRILNKLNEMINYIEELKLMLPSKEGYMNDLIKRRACEKTIEIAIEAMIDVGALIVSAEKLGFLLKKKTFLIYYIKTKFWIKTCVKKQRK; translated from the coding sequence ATGAAGGAAGAAAGGAAAAGAATTCTGAATAAGTTAAATGAGATGATAAATTATATAGAGGAACTTAAATTAATGCTCCCATCAAAAGAGGGATACATGAATGATTTAATTAAAAGAAGGGCATGTGAAAAAACAATAGAGATTGCAATTGAAGCAATGATAGATGTTGGGGCATTGATCGTTTCAGCAGAAAAGCTTGGATTTCTACTGAAGAAGAAAACATTTTTGATTTACTATATAAAAACAAAATTTTGGATAAAAACATGTGTGAAAAAGCAAAGAAAATGA
- a CDS encoding FkbM family methyltransferase, with protein sequence MELEFDPNKNIGKLDFIHIVYSYLRTLLTTFLHGYNIVKNWYDVILFKFKLKKNIVVNFRNGEKFEINSFGDHQNSWNNISKAVLKEKIKSYGIKLNFEEEKISFEWNGNKLIFLETFDTLYLIFEQFVEDHLSRLDVKDKIVIDIGANIGDSAIYFALKGAKHIYAFEPYPYSYQFARKNIELNKLQNKITLLNEGIGKKEKYIKIPPDFESKGGEDLKEFKEGKEVKITTLEEVINRFNINSAVLKMDCEGCEYSSILNCDVLKHFNQIMIDYHYGYKNLVEKLKKEGFKVEYTLPKFSYNPSSTNPKMYVGWIYASL encoded by the coding sequence ATGGAATTGGAATTTGACCCAAATAAAAATATTGGTAAATTGGATTTTATTCATATCGTTTACTCCTACCTGAGAACTCTTTTGACAACTTTCTTACATGGTTATAACATTGTAAAAAATTGGTACGATGTTATTCTATTTAAATTTAAGCTGAAAAAAAATATAGTTGTAAATTTTAGAAATGGAGAAAAATTTGAAATCAATTCCTTTGGAGACCATCAAAATTCTTGGAATAATATATCAAAAGCTGTCTTAAAAGAAAAAATTAAATCCTACGGAATTAAATTAAATTTTGAGGAAGAAAAGATTTCTTTTGAATGGAATGGAAATAAGTTAATATTTTTAGAAACTTTTGACACATTATATTTGATCTTTGAACAATTTGTTGAGGATCACCTTTCACGGCTTGATGTTAAAGATAAAATAGTTATTGATATAGGCGCTAACATTGGAGATAGTGCTATCTATTTTGCTTTAAAGGGTGCTAAACATATTTACGCATTTGAACCATATCCTTATTCTTATCAGTTTGCCAGAAAAAACATAGAATTAAACAAATTGCAGAATAAGATTACTTTGCTGAATGAAGGAATAGGAAAAAAAGAAAAATATATCAAAATTCCTCCAGATTTTGAGAGCAAAGGAGGAGAGGATTTAAAAGAATTTAAAGAAGGAAAAGAAGTCAAGATTACTACATTAGAAGAAGTTATAAATCGTTTTAATATAAATTCTGCTGTTTTAAAAATGGATTGTGAAGGTTGTGAGTATTCCTCTATTTTGAATTGCGATGTATTGAAACATTTTAACCAAATAATGATAGACTATCATTATGGTTATAAAAATTTGGTTGAAAAGTTAAAAAAAGAGGGATTTAAAGTTGAATATACTCTCCCAAAATTCTCTTATAATCCTTCTTCCACCAATCCAAAAATGTATGTTGGTTGGATCTATGCTTCATTATAG
- a CDS encoding TIGR04084 family radical SAM/SPASM domain-containing protein, with amino-acid sequence MLYIVIVTPLCNYNCRYCGGSLHGMPDEISYSNEEILELISKDKEAIVAFYGGEPLLKSEKIKEFLDILPAKRFVLQTNGLLIEKLGIYIHKFDSILLSIDGRKEVTDFYRFEACYEKVMKALSFLKKSEYKGEIIARMAVSYKTDIYEDVIHLLNFFPLVHWQLDVIWSNLWELNEFKKWSISYKKGIKKLLNFWLNEIDKGKLPGIIPFLGIATRILNNGICPPCGAGKEAITITTDGKILACPIAPEFDWNILGDFRKFKKVEIGEPCKSCKYYRICGGRCLFFYKERLWGNDGFNEVCNLTKFLIDQIYENIERIPEIRYPEYNNTTEIIP; translated from the coding sequence GTGCTTTATATTGTGATTGTAACTCCTTTATGCAACTATAATTGCAGATATTGTGGTGGTAGCCTACATGGAATGCCAGATGAAATAAGCTATAGCAATGAAGAAATCCTAGAGCTTATATCTAAAGATAAGGAGGCAATAGTTGCTTTTTATGGAGGTGAACCACTGCTTAAATCAGAGAAAATCAAGGAGTTTCTCGATATTCTGCCCGCAAAAAGATTTGTTCTGCAGACAAATGGCCTGCTAATTGAGAAATTAGGTATCTATATCCATAAATTTGATTCAATTCTGCTTTCAATAGATGGAAGAAAAGAGGTAACGGATTTTTATCGCTTTGAAGCCTGCTATGAAAAAGTTATGAAAGCTTTATCTTTTTTAAAAAAATCTGAATATAAAGGAGAGATAATTGCAAGAATGGCTGTATCATATAAAACAGATATATATGAAGATGTAATTCATTTACTAAATTTTTTTCCTCTCGTCCATTGGCAACTTGATGTAATATGGAGCAATTTATGGGAGCTAAATGAATTTAAAAAATGGAGCATATCATATAAAAAAGGAATTAAAAAATTGCTCAATTTCTGGCTAAATGAAATAGATAAAGGAAAATTGCCTGGCATAATTCCATTTCTCGGCATCGCAACCAGAATTTTAAATAATGGCATCTGCCCGCCATGCGGAGCGGGCAAAGAAGCAATAACTATAACAACAGATGGAAAAATTCTTGCATGCCCTATTGCTCCTGAATTTGACTGGAATATTTTAGGAGACTTCAGAAAATTTAAAAAAGTTGAGATAGGTGAGCCCTGCAAGAGTTGTAAATATTACAGAATTTGTGGAGGGAGATGTTTATTTTTTTATAAGGAAAGGCTTTGGGGCAATGATGGCTTCAATGAAGTATGCAATTTAACAAAATTTTTGATAGATCAAATTTATGAAAATATTGAAAGAATTCCGGAAATAAGATATCCTGAGTACAATAATACTACAGAGATAATTCCTTAA
- a CDS encoding 2,5-diamino-6-(ribosylamino)-4(3H)-pyrimidinone 5'-phosphate reductase codes for MRPYVIINCASSLDGKISLAEKKPLKISNEEDEKRVHHLRNECDAILVGIETVLADDPKLTVKEKYVKNPKNPIRVVLDSKFRLPENASLLKQEGKTIVATTCKEFKKGNLEVIKCGNDRVDIVKLMEILYEKGVRKLLVEGGARVITEFLKKGIVDEMQIFFSPIFIGKNATSLIDEIQEIIRMEIKEIKRIGDGFLVILQRHGQ; via the coding sequence ATGAGGCCTTATGTAATAATAAATTGTGCCTCCTCTTTAGATGGAAAGATATCTCTTGCAGAAAAAAAGCCCTTGAAAATATCAAATGAGGAAGATGAAAAAAGGGTTCATCATTTGAGGAATGAATGTGATGCAATTTTGGTTGGAATTGAAACTGTTTTGGCTGATGACCCAAAGCTTACAGTAAAAGAGAAATATGTAAAAAATCCAAAAAATCCGATAAGAGTAGTGCTTGATAGCAAATTCCGCTTGCCTGAAAATGCCAGCCTGCTGAAGCAGGAAGGAAAGACAATTGTTGCCACAACCTGCAAGGAATTTAAGAAAGGAAATTTGGAAGTAATAAAATGTGGAAATGATAGAGTAGATATAGTAAAGCTTATGGAGATTTTATATGAAAAAGGAGTAAGAAAGTTACTTGTTGAAGGAGGGGCGAGGGTAATAACAGAATTTTTGAAAAAAGGAATTGTTGATGAAATGCAAATATTTTTTTCACCGATATTTATCGGTAAAAATGCGACTTCATTAATAGATGAAATTCAGGAAATAATTAGAATGGAAATAAAAGAAATTAAAAGGATAGGGGATGGTTTTCTTGTTATTCTCCAAAGACATGGACAATAA
- a CDS encoding PKD domain-containing protein: MKIWIALFIVLALPLATAIDAPRWSVGDSWNYKGDMSYSVKMTDESINLSIDGEVTISINVEAKINDTVLRFFNNTPVVCYLVGVNSYINGGGLLSLKLPYEDKVYRIYVNLNMNVTANGETYITTKEIAVSESNLLTDVKIDIILDAPGVPDFVLAFFGLKNQTIRARNETKVSYTPPLDFLNFPINEGEEWWANCSAKYVSDGSEESVPVELKFKCPDAGRNTATILSDYIPFIGEITIDIMGYPVPIMNFENTTLLWNSDKGMIEKMVNRDVIDDEGFKISTNLVINLTNFNYNPRINKAGKASIICNNTSKVKESISFKADASDEDGIICYYWDFGDGTTSNKTNPTHAYNKAGKYTVKLTVIDKYGEETVATKTIEVKGEEKTPGFEILFLLIAFLIAIKKRF, from the coding sequence ATGAAAATATGGATTGCTTTATTTATTGTGCTTGCCCTGCCCCTTGCGACCGCAATTGATGCGCCGAGATGGAGTGTAGGCGATTCGTGGAATTATAAGGGGGACATGAGCTATTCTGTAAAAATGACTGATGAATCAATTAATCTTAGCATAGATGGTGAGGTAACAATATCTATAAATGTTGAAGCAAAGATAAATGATACTGTTTTGAGATTTTTCAACAATACACCCGTTGTTTGCTATTTAGTTGGTGTAAATAGTTATATAAATGGAGGTGGCTTGTTAAGCTTAAAATTGCCTTATGAGGATAAGGTTTATAGGATATATGTAAATCTTAATATGAATGTAACTGCAAATGGTGAAACATATATTACAACTAAAGAAATTGCGGTATCAGAGAGCAATTTGCTAACTGATGTAAAGATAGATATCATTTTAGATGCGCCAGGTGTGCCGGATTTTGTTTTAGCGTTCTTTGGATTAAAAAATCAGACAATAAGGGCGAGAAATGAAACAAAAGTTTCATACACTCCTCCTCTAGACTTTTTGAATTTCCCCATAAATGAGGGCGAGGAATGGTGGGCAAATTGCTCCGCAAAATATGTCAGTGATGGCTCTGAAGAAAGTGTTCCTGTTGAATTAAAATTTAAATGCCCGGATGCTGGAAGAAACACCGCAACAATATTATCTGATTATATTCCATTTATAGGAGAAATAACAATAGATATAATGGGTTATCCTGTCCCGATAATGAATTTTGAAAATACAACATTGCTCTGGAATTCAGATAAGGGAATGATTGAGAAAATGGTAAATAGAGATGTTATAGATGATGAAGGCTTTAAGATATCAACAAACCTGGTTATTAATCTTACAAACTTTAATTACAATCCCCGCATAAATAAAGCGGGTAAGGCAAGTATAATCTGCAACAATACTTCAAAGGTTAAAGAAAGCATTTCATTCAAGGCGGATGCAAGCGATGAAGATGGTATTATTTGTTATTACTGGGACTTTGGGGATGGAACAACAAGCAATAAGACAAATCCAACCCATGCATATAATAAGGCGGGTAAATATACTGTGAAGCTAACAGTTATAGATAAATATGGAGAAGAAACTGTAGCAACAAAAACAATAGAAGTAAAAGGCGAGGAAAAAACACCGGGCTTTGAGATTCTATTCCTCCTTATTGCATTTTTAATTGCAATTAAAAAAAGATTTTAA
- a CDS encoding glycosyltransferase family 4 protein yields the protein MMRVGLLTFQSSKYIKYVGVERYENSLISGLKNYDIDIEKVAINKKEIGIHPIPNRVWVLVLQYFSKKPDGYDLFHASSQFTATKYADVVTAHDVIGLKDIPEIKETISVFEKGLWLSCLPLIRRAKRIIAISETTKNDLINIAKIRENKIRVIYRDVDEKFYPVKDKDFKEKLSNSLLFVGELRIYKNAQLVLRAMKILKEKYEEEYKFIIIGKESKASLKWWNKYSEFISKNNLNVEWLKEIDDELLRKYYSNVEIFVWPSLYEGLGLPPLEAMACGTNVVCLDNEINREILQDKAFYSFNNSEDFAKAIRKAIENKKPEKELISYAKKFNWEKSAKEAKEVYEEVA from the coding sequence ATGATGAGAGTTGGATTACTCACTTTTCAAAGTTCAAAATATATAAAATATGTTGGTGTTGAAAGATATGAAAATTCGCTCATTTCTGGATTAAAAAATTATGATATAGATATTGAGAAAGTTGCAATTAATAAAAAGGAAATAGGTATTCATCCTATTCCAAATAGAGTATGGGTTTTGGTATTGCAATATTTCAGCAAAAAGCCAGATGGATATGATTTATTTCATGCATCTTCTCAATTTACAGCAACAAAATATGCAGATGTTGTAACTGCTCATGATGTTATTGGGTTGAAAGATATTCCAGAAATAAAGGAAACCATTAGTGTTTTTGAAAAAGGTCTATGGCTTTCCTGCTTGCCTTTAATAAGAAGAGCAAAAAGAATTATAGCAATAAGTGAAACAACAAAAAATGATTTGATTAATATCGCAAAAATAAGGGAAAATAAAATAAGAGTTATATATCGTGATGTTGATGAAAAATTCTATCCAGTTAAGGATAAGGATTTTAAAGAAAAGCTCTCAAATTCTCTTCTCTTTGTAGGGGAATTAAGAATTTATAAAAATGCTCAACTTGTTTTGAGGGCAATGAAAATTTTAAAAGAAAAGTACGAAGAGGAATATAAATTCATTATAATAGGAAAAGAAAGTAAAGCGAGCTTGAAATGGTGGAATAAATATAGCGAATTTATTTCAAAAAATAATTTGAATGTTGAATGGCTTAAAGAAATTGATGATGAATTATTAAGAAAATATTACAGCAATGTTGAGATATTTGTATGGCCTTCTTTATATGAGGGATTAGGGTTACCTCCTCTTGAAGCAATGGCTTGCGGAACAAATGTTGTTTGTTTAGATAATGAAATAAATAGAGAAATTTTGCAGGATAAAGCGTTTTATTCTTTTAACAATTCAGAGGATTTTGCAAAAGCAATAAGAAAAGCAATTGAAAATAAAAAACCAGAGAAAGAATTGATAAGTTATGCTAAAAAATTCAATTGGGAAAAATCAGCAAAAGAAGCAAAAGAGGTTTATGAAGAGGTTGCTTAA
- the tpiA gene encoding triose-phosphate isomerase, which translates to MIVVNTKAYEEAIGKEALEIAKIMEKIGEKYGIEMVIAVQPTDIYLISSNSSIKVFSQHMDAIESGAYTGFISPLAIKRAGGKGSILNHSEHRMKIEDVAKCIEIGKKTGLTTIACAGNLAVTKSIACLTPDYVAIEPPELIGGDVSVSEAKPEIVRKAVEIVKGFGCKILCGAGIKKEGDVEKAVELGVDGILVASGVVKARNREKVLEEFARAMI; encoded by the coding sequence ATTATAGTTGTGAATACAAAGGCATATGAGGAGGCAATAGGCAAAGAAGCTCTGGAAATCGCAAAAATAATGGAGAAAATAGGGGAGAAATATGGCATAGAGATGGTTATAGCGGTTCAGCCAACAGATATATATTTAATAAGCTCAAATAGCTCAATAAAGGTTTTCTCCCAGCATATGGATGCAATTGAAAGCGGTGCATATACTGGCTTCATCTCTCCTTTAGCAATTAAGCGGGCGGGAGGAAAGGGGAGCATCCTCAATCATTCAGAGCATAGAATGAAAATTGAGGATGTTGCTAAATGCATTGAAATAGGAAAAAAAACAGGCTTAACAACCATTGCCTGCGCGGGCAATCTAGCGGTTACAAAATCAATTGCATGCCTTACTCCAGATTATGTTGCAATTGAGCCACCCGAGCTTATTGGAGGAGATGTTTCTGTAAGTGAGGCAAAGCCGGAAATTGTAAGAAAGGCGGTTGAAATTGTAAAAGGATTTGGATGCAAAATTTTATGCGGGGCGGGGATAAAAAAAGAGGGGGATGTTGAAAAGGCAGTTGAGCTTGGAGTTGATGGGATTCTTGTTGCGAGCGGGGTTGTTAAAGCAAGAAATAGGGAAAAGGTTCTGGAAGAATTTGCCAGGGCGATGATATGA
- a CDS encoding nucleotidyltransferase domain-containing protein, translating into MAQWRREKNTPLSDIDISVYYDDIREERFKFRIEVLGNISENVDIQIFQDLPIYIKKEVISKGNILY; encoded by the coding sequence ATGGCTCAATGGCGAAGGGAAAAAAATACACCTTTATCGGATATCGATATTTCAGTTTATTATGATGATATAAGAGAGGAAAGGTTTAAATTTAGAATAGAAGTGCTGGGAAATATTAGCGAAAATGTTGATATCCAAATTTTTCAAGATTTACCTATCTATATAAAAAAGGAAGTAATCAGCAAGGGGAATATATTATATTAA